In Odontesthes bonariensis isolate fOdoBon6 chromosome 6, fOdoBon6.hap1, whole genome shotgun sequence, one genomic interval encodes:
- the LOC142381836 gene encoding GTPase IMAP family member 2-like: MSELNIVLLGNSCSEREKVTDFIKSASDEYSERDVRGCRRFEFQVKGEKIFAINPPNLLSPDISQNEIEEHVETSLSLSEPGPHVLLLVLQPEDLTEDQNEKLCGILKLFGDRPFDHSLVLISTPREEKPGFMEEYRQHPALKDMIEMCRYRYLWFKNLEVPELLARIGQIVKENRGEHLKR, from the exons A TGTCTGAGCTCAACATtgttctgttgggaaacagctGCTCTGAGAGGGAAAAGGTGACAGACTTCATAAAGAGTGCATCTGACGAGTATAGTGAGCGTGACGTCAGAGGTTGTCGGAGATTTGAATTCCAAgtgaagggggaaaaaatattTGCCATCAACCCCCCAAATCTGCTGAGTCCTGACATCTCCCAAAATGAAATAGAAGAACATGTAGAAACCAGTCTGAGTCTCAGTGAGCCTGGACCCCACGTGTtgctgctggttctgcagcctgaagacctcACAGAGGATCAGAATGAGAAGCTCTGCGGAATCCTTAAACTCTTCGGCGATCGACCATTTGATCATTCGCTGGTACTGATATCAACACCAAGAGAAGAGAAGCCAGGATTCATGGAAGAGTACAGGCAGCATCCGGCCCTAAAGGACATGATCGAAATGTGTAGATACAGATATTTGTGGTTTAAAAACCTTGAAGTGCCAGAGTTGTTGGCACGAATAGGTCAGATTGTAAAAGAGAACAGAGGAGAGCATCTGAAACGTTAA